DNA from Alnus glutinosa chromosome 2, dhAlnGlut1.1, whole genome shotgun sequence:
GTCAACAGAGAAAGATAGGAGAAGGACCTGAGAAGGATGCAGAGCACATCTCTTCCCACTTTGTTTTATggaagatttgattttttttttttattggaatttcTTGCGTCTAATTAACCCAATTGTAACCTTAATTATCTGTAACTTTACGATACTAAATCGAAGCTATACTTGTTTGAAACCTTAGATTATGCTCTTAATGAGTATTAACTGGTAATGTGCAATGTTGGGTGGTTTTAGATGGGAAGACCTTCAAGAAGCCTCGTCGTCCATATGAGAAGGAGCGATTGGACCACGAGCTGAAGCTTGTGGGAGAGTATGGGCTCCGATGTAAGAGGGAGTTGTGGAGGGTTCAATATGCTTTGAGCCGCATCCGTAATGCTGCCAGGGAACTTCTCACTTTGGATGAGAAGAATCCTCGCAGGATCTTTGAGGGTGAAGCCCTTCTGAGAAGAATGAATAGGTATGGACTTTTGGATGAGAGCCAAAACAAGCTTGATTATGTCCTGGCTCTGACTGTGGAGAACTTCCTTGAGCGCCGGCTGCAAACCCTTGTGTTCAAGTCGGGTATGGCCAAGTCTATTCATCATGCTCGTGTGCTTATTAGACAGAGGCATATCAGGTATAAACTCTAGTTGTTCCCAACAAAATGGCTAAAGCATTGCTTCAATCTGTTTGTTTTATCCTTTTATGTTTACGTGCACTGTGAAAGTAGTTTGCTTGCTAGTTATATTGTGCTAAAGAGTACACAATAGTGTAATTTGTAGTATGTTTATGGACTTCAAAACTGTATAATTGAGTATTCTGTTGTATCGAGTTGTTACTTAATGAACCACTAAGGATGAAACTCGTCTTTGTTCATGAATTCTATGACCTTTTTCACTGCACTGACAGTTGAAATGATGAATGTTAGGCTGCTATGAATCTTTGAACCCATTCTAGATTTTGAATCTACTTGGATAGACACTTGTAAATTGCATGTATGGCTGAATGTTTCCGTGTGAAACacatctctttttatttttctttttcttttttaattgagaAAAGAAATCTTATCTTCATGGATGGCCGACAACCCAAACCCGAAGCACTGGGGGTGGTCTGCCACcatagagaattttttttgccaaaaaaaaagacTGGTGAAATAGTTTGCAGAACCAGGgtattttaggaaatttggacaatttgattcaaatccaattaaaaaatttagtcaTCTCTGTGTAGTCACCAAATGAAATGATAGGAATGGTGATTCCATTCCAGCTGCTTGTATTCTTTGTAATACCCATTCCTGTTTCTTAGGAATCATCATTCCATTGTACCAAACACAGCCTACGTGTGGACCATTCAATTACAACTTTGCTCTGATTCATCCATCCTATTCTTGATTGTGGTTAGGCTGAGCTAACAAGAAATATAtgtcttaatttttctttttatgtttggcAGAGAAATTAAGTGTATGCACTGGCATGTATCAATATAAAGAATGCATTTCTCAGGAAAGACACATACACGTGTACATTCCTTGATTGTTTCTGCACTATGATGTTCCTCTCTCACTTCTCAAGTTTTGGAAACGTCTGAAGAGCtatcaaatgttgattttcttttgttcctgAAAAGAACCGACTATCTTTactttctattatattagtaaaGCACTAGTGTGCTACTTCTTGCAGCTTGCTTTAAAGCTTTACtaataggcttttttttttacagattaTCTGATTGACCTCTTTTTGCATTAGTATGCAATTATTCCTGCCTAAGCATAATCAAGCCATGTTAGAGTTACTAGTTCTTTTCAGCACCATCCATGTTGGGCTTGAGCTTTATACCTTGGGTTCATGTTTAGTGTCTTAAGTTTCATTGTCTGAAGCTATATAATGATTTTCATAGTGTGGAGATCAAGTTATTTTATTGCCTATCATAATCATGTTTGGGCATGAGcactttttatttgtttttataagtaatcgagcATGAGCAATTTGTATGATGTACTAACTTTTTCAGAAATGCTAAAAACATCTCCCATTTGATTCGCTTCTTTCCTTGTCAGGGTTGGGAGGCAGGTGGTTAACATACCATCTTTCATGGTGAGAGTTGATTCCCAGAAGCATATTGATTTCTCTCTCACTAGTCCCTTCGGAGGTGGACGCCCTGGTAGAGTGAAGCGAAAGAACCAGAAGGCAGCTGCCAAGAAGGCTGGTGGTGGGGATGGAGATGAGGAGGATGAAGAATGAAAGCTTAGGCTAGCTCCAACCCATAGGAACTATTTgagttttttcttgttttgtgcCTGTGTCAATCTTTTGTTTCAAGTTTTCTTAcccgacttttttttttccaaatcttAATCGTAGTGAATTTTGGTACATGtttcattttgatttatttGGAATGGAACCCAAATGCACTCGTCTGGATCACCGGgattttgttttaatgaaattattttgcGAGTGATgcctttatatattttattaggcGTTGTAGATCCATATATGTTGAGACTCGACAGGCTTGATGTCAACCACGAGGTGATCCGAGGGTGGTCCTGCCACCCCCGGGTTcttctttttgtcttcttttattattattatggagAAAATGGTTATATATAATGGTCAACAGATAGAAAGGAAGGTGAAAACGAAAGCAGCGGTACTAGTTGGGCATCCGAAGCCAATTGGCCGAATAGGAGGCAGTGCATTAAAATAGCATCTATTGCGCGAACAGAGTActggtgatatatatatatatatatatatatatatatatatatatatatatatatatatatatatatatatatatatatatatatatatatatatgagtaattctaaacgtcatacccatgtccctcttgtgtccctctaaaaatgatgtggcttttaaaatcaccatatgatcaaaattcaattttgatcaatcacaagctcaatggtgattttaaaagccacctcatttttagagggacacaagatgGACATAagtatgacatgtagcattactcatatatatatatatatatatatatatatatatatgtatgtatatatgtatgtatttatatatttatattcccttttgtatatatatttaatgcaGCAGATTGAATGAGTTAATACTCAAAAGAGTGGGAGCGTTATGCGTTATATTTATGGTGATCGATAGCTTTTTGCCATCTGCGTATTCGTTTGGTTCGTCATCACCACCACGTGTTCTCTCTCAGACTACTataattttatatgtatttcttttttatttttgtaatatcacatcaatcactttttaataattttaattcaatttcaattatgattcaatttcaattataaagaatatgaataattattttattttattttatttttaattattttcaataataactattcttatttttaatagaatatttattttgCTCACCAAACGAGGCCTTGTGTATATTCTTGAGTTCTGCATACTTCCGATTGGCCTTGATTAACATTCCTAATCAATGTCAGTTTTGCCTATGGGAGGAAGTGCAAATAACCTAGATCGCGCAATGTCATCATGGTTAGACTTGATTTGCTCCGGCCACTagtttagttgtttttttataagattcCTGAGCCCATGGCCGTTTTGTCATGGTCGTGGAGAGAGAGCTAGGGTTTTGGGATTTTTAGCCCTGTTGTCATCAATCGAGGTTTGTCCAGGTTGAGTCTGTACTTGTAGATTTGGTTATTCTTTTCGGATTAGGATTCCTGCGGTTGGGCAGTCCACATAAAGGGGCTGTGTGGATCACCCATCGGCCATCTCTACAAGGTGTCGAGTTTACTTGTCCTAGGTATGTGGGTTGCAGTCCACCTGCCTTGAGCAGCTGGGAAAAATAAGTTGGGTTTTGCAACTCTCACCTTCTAACCTATCTAAATTGCGTTGTAATTTGAGAATCCAGAGATCCGATCCATTTTTTCCTACTCTTGTTCGACACGCATCTTAACTCTCTCGTGCACGCTTGGAAGATATATACCATCATATCACAAGTTTCATCTGAAAAACTGAATCAAATTTTGGTTAAGGCTTCCCCTACAGGACTCCACCTGTCCACCTGGGTCCCCTTGGAAAATCAATTGAACCTCAACCACGTTTATATTATAAacatttccatttccattttcaTCCGAAACTTCCACTTCACAAATCCTTCCGAATTAAGGTTAGGCCACCCATGCAATTATGCATGCCACGCGTCCCTAGCATCTACGTAGCGCTCCCAAAATCATGTAGAGACGGTCACCATCGCTTGTGAACCTCTGCGCCACGTAAAGACCACTGAATCTAcggtaaaatagtaaaaaaatacATTGGATCCTAGACATCGAAAAGCGATTGTGCCACAATCATCCTTGTCAAAGCCAGATCTGATCGTGACACAAAGCCAAAGGACCAATCCCCTTCTCACACTTAAATAACCAAAACCCCCAAGACGGACTAGTGCGTTGATGATTAATCCCTGTGATTTGTCTCTTTGATAACCCCAAGTGCGTGAGACAGGTCGTAGTGACGTGGCATTCAGCCAGTGATCATGAAGACCTGTTCCTAACAAAACGGCAACGGCCTGATGTGCCCCATGGACTCGTGCCccccttttaaaaatattcatcaTTTGTCCTACCAAtagccacgtgtcgccaatcgAACCTCCCTCACAAAAACGAAACGCCCCGTATCGCTCCTTTATAATGAGTACCCGAAACCCACACCACAACACGAGAGAGAAAAAAGGgttttcttcttgatttttgCTCTCCGTAGGACGTAGCGTATTTGGGATATTGGAGACGAAGCCAACATGACGGTGAAGCCCGTGAACGTGTCGCAAGAACGAGTCTCTGTCTCTGTTTCTGAGCTTCAGAAACCCAAGGAGCTCTCGTCGCTGGGGCTGGGCGTGCAGTCCGGTCATCTCGCCGGAAAGGTCTCGAAGGATGAACGGAAGTTGGAGGAGACGGAAGAGTCGCCGAAGTCGGTGGGTAAATGGGGAAAGTACGTGCACAGCCAGATCCTGAGGATCAGGGAGGAGGACTTGCACCTCGGCGAGGATTTCAGTCTCGGCGTCAAAGAGAACGGCCATCTTTCtgttcttcatcatcatcatcatcacgaTCACGTGGATGCGCAGATGGACGTTGTGATACTCTCGAAGCCGATCTTGCCGAACTCGCCTCTCAGCAGGAAGACCACCACCGTCAGGGCTTTACATTGAATCAAACCAAACGTGGTGCTTTCAAGGTTAGCTTCTTGTTTGTTGAATTGAATCAATCCATTCTCTCAATCTTGATCTCTATGTTCTTGAATTtctgtattttattttcctcctaaagctttcttttcctttccttccttTTGGCTGGTGTTCTCCGGTTGGACACTGAGAAAAACGGAGGAAAAAGGacacaaatataaaaacttCCAAAAGCAAAATGAACAATCACCTCAAGTAATCATATTTGTTAAACCACAAGCTTAAAAGAAACTCAATTTCTATTTGCTTTTCCTATCTTTCCTCGCCGATCCTATCTTTCAAAATTTCTACATAACAGATCGAAGAGTTACTAAATCTCTGGCAAGTTACCGCGGCCAGTaaattagtaatttaatttcttttggttatctttttttttttttttttattcattaattctAATAATCAGTCAATCAGCCGTTTGGGTTAGGGCAAAAACCATATCACGAAGATCCGGCCCAGTCCCATAACATTTACAACTTCgctgatttatttatattaaccGTTAGCATatgaattaaattaattatttttctatcattttAAGAACTGTACGTCCATTAATTTACCATGGTAATTAAAGTAATAGTTTTGAGTTTGAATCCGATTTCATAAATAGATTTTAGTTTCATTTTATTGACGGtgtattgaattcttttttaACTGATTTGGATGCgtttcattgttttgttttggcaGGAGGAGTAGAGTTAAACTGCATGTGCGTGAAGTTGAAATCAAGTTTGATTAATCtttcttagagagagagagagagagagagagagagagagagagagagagtcttctGTGTACAGTACTGAAGAAGCAAGGAGAAGGTAGTGCATGTGAACAAAATGATGGGCCTCCTTGGAACTGTTCTCTGTAGGCTTAGTCCATATGTAATGAAATGTGGTTGGTTAGGCTAAAAGGAAGATGATATGTACGCGTCTAACTATTTTCATTCCTATCCATCAACTTTTTTTACGGCAAGTACGTGATGTCAAAGAGCTGGAAACATGGGCTCGATGACTTCATGGCATATATTTTGTCATTTCTTCCAAATTGGAtcctcttttttaaattaaaaaacaaatgaatcTGGAAAATGAAACGAAAATATGTGATGTCTCACATTGTTTGGGAACGAAGATAAACAATCATTCTCAACACAatacgttttaaagccgtgatggttatgaacctatcaaaatttcgtagttaagcgtacttctgcGAGAATAATACCAGGATGGACGATCTCTTGGGATGTCTGGTTTGGAGAagccaaaaacaaataatattatgtGATTAAGGATAGGTCgttacaaaataaaacctaTTTATTGTTTGGGAAAATTACATAATGCAAAGTGTTACGAGTTTACAGAGATGTTATTTATCTAATGAGAATATTATTTCTATTAAGATTATAGTAGTAGATAATAATAGAGAATAAAGGGATAGCATGTTATTCCTAAGTAGTTGtgtattatctttattaatagtTGTTAGTGATAGAATAGTCATATGATACGTCTCTATGAAAGTGTTAGTGATATGATACATCTTTATGAGAGTagtgtgtttgggtgttgaatttttgaaaccaaaattaaatttttattctgtttgcgaatttcgaggtttgactttttagaaaaaattaaataaaatatgatttgtttagaaaaagttaaataaaatataatttatttttgaaaaagttgaataaaatatgatttatttttgaaaaaaatataaacatattgGGTTGatgaataaagaaattaaagcaaagataaTACACAACTAGAGATAACAtactatcattttattttttattattatctactactagaattttaattgttttgggaGGTATTAGAATTCCTCGAACTATCCTTACCTATTCGTTACGTGAATTAGTATCAGTACCACGTTACTTTTGCCATGACGACCATCGTTTGAAACGATTAGAGAAGGAGCTGAGATCTATAAAATCCATTCAACAAAAGATGTTGACCAACATGCATTTGGGACAAGAGAGTGTGACGAAGCAAATGGAGGAGATATGTATTGCAATGAACAAATGTTTGAAGCACACGCTATCACACAATGACCATTACTCCAACAAACCTCATAATAACCCAACCATTGAAGCCTCACCATCACCACAGCAAGTCAACATACCCTTCCCTATCAGAATCTTCCATTGATTCTAGTTACTACCACCTAGTACGTATCATCACTTTGCTTGGCTATAATCACTAGCTAGACCCATTCACTCAACCAAACCCCTGTTGCCCCACCACCAAAAATACCAAGTTTTCCCCAAAAATCCTACCATCAAGGTTACGTAAATTTAAAAGTCCAGCCACTAGTCAAGTCTGGACCAAAGCAACACCTCAATCATGTCACACTGAAGGAGAAGTTGCGAGTTGCAACCCAAATATGAGTACTGTACACTCGTAACACAAAGACAATACAAAGCAGCTAGTGACAGTGAAGAGTGAATTTTCCTACCTTTATTGGTTGTCCTGCTTCGGTTCACCTGTGTGGATAATTACAGTGCGCGCTTGAAGTTGTAGAATAACCGTAGAATCTAATTATCTCCTGCCGGACATTGTTAGATCTAAAAGGTGCTGTGAGTCTGTGACTGTGCGTGTGTGAGGAAGGGCTGCTTGGAATGGGAGttgcatttctcttttattttgtagtgaaaCCGGCctaacaaagaagaaaaggagagaagaaGATCGATGAAAAGAATATCGATCCATGACCATGTTTAGTTATAAAACTCGTCGATCAGGAGCATAAATATTTAAGGCAAATGTATGGTTATCATCTTCACACTGcaatttgttattgttataCTATCCTCAGTCTCTCACATGATAGGAGCTATACTGTGATAATCATTATGCTTAAAGAGGATACCAATTATGTTTAAGAGGGTGATTTGGCAATAGATCGAGTTTGGCTTGGGCTTGGTTATAGATGGAATTGGGACGTGTGTCTCGTGACAGAGTAAAAACAATACGTGATTCATTAATTCCAACTGAAATTGAACTAAAGAGAAACTCATTTTGATCAGGTAAAGTAGCACCCTCTACGATTCTATCTTGGTATAAATGGTAGAGATCTTATATTGAAATCTAAAAACATGATACTTTATCTTGCCAATTGATGTAATCAGTCTATTTGATTACAAGCTCAAAAGTCTATGCCCAGATCCACTATCCTTGCTTTTGAGTCGAAAAccactcaattaaaattaacgccactttctttttattttttatttttatttttattaaagctaaaaatcattttttattttttatttttatatttcataatATATGTTGATGTTACAGTTTCAATCAACTCttaaaataatcattatttaaaaaataaaaaataaaaaatccaaaggTTAGTTGATGAGTAATATTGCTACATATACTCCCAGCTCACACTTTctgaagtgacttttaaaatcttaattaaatTTGTGATGGACACTATTAacttttgatcaaatagtaattttaaaagtcacattaaggAGTAAGAGTCCGTGtagtattacttttttttattaatttcagtTCGTAAAGTGGCTTTTAAAGGGTGCATGATTCTCTTATCTtctcattttgaaaattaattaactgtTAGATATATAAAACCCACAAGTGAATCTTACggattcaatgattgattttcaaaatgaaagaataaaataaagataagagaatagaaaaaaacatttctcaaaCTGAAATAGCTAGCCAAAGAAATTAAACCGATTCTGATCAATGGATCCGTCGCATTGAACGTCTTGATCGACTCTAGATTTTCTTTAAACATTCAGTATATATTGATGTCGATCTGTATTAATTATAAGCCAAGATTGGGTATGGTGATCAACTTAACTATATATCCACAATTAGTACTAATATTTGAACAAACATGTCAATGCATGTGAAATAACAGTTTTGAAAAGTTAGGGCCCTGACTCGAAGTGCAAGCTTCACATGCACCAAGTCATCCAAAATCCATCGAGTGCTAGCTCTTACATTTTTCAAGAGCTAGCTGGACTATGTGATGTGCACGCGAAGACTTACAGTCATCCTATATCCACCGACAACGGCGATGGCGAAATGTTGATCGATCGACactttcaaaaagaaatttggaAGATGATTCCTTCCGTACGTGGATGACTTCATGGAATGTAAGCGTACGTGGTTCATTGCATACCTCCACTCTCCACCAGAGCTGTCTCTTCTAGTTGCAGTATGACGATAATTCTGATGCTGCCACAAACTCAACTACAGTACCCAAATACATTCCACAAAACAAGATATAGCTAGGTAATCAATTACGAAGTGTATATTCGTCTTTGATTCTTTGAGATATCCTTTGCTTTTAagttgaagagagagaaagttttGAGACTTTTCTAGAGAGCGAGGGGTAAGAGTGATCTTGTCTTCCGGGGGAGAGGCCTCTCGCCTCCTCCTCCCGGCCTTGGTTTTTTGGTTCCCTTGACCATTAGGGCCAGGGTTTAGTTCACCCTGGGTCGTCTTTTCCAGTGGTGGATGTTTGTCTCCGAACCTTTAGGGCTGTCAGAGTGTTGTCCTCCCAGTGTAGCACTGGTGGAGGTTGTTTGGTttgcttgttctttcttttcttttgttttgttttgtctttgttgGTGCAAGCAGAGGCTTTTGGTTGTTGGTTCATGGAGATAGACGGGTGTTGGAGAATGGCCGGTGGAGATGTCGTTCAAAGCTAGATCTATTAACCTCGGTTGGCTCTTTTTCGACAAGAATCTTCCTGTGGCAGTCTTTGGCTTTCTCCGGTCTTGACGGTCACTTGGCGGGACCGCGTTGTGCTCTCCTAGTCGGCGCGTGATCAGCACACGCCGAGGGTCTTCTTTCCGGCCCTCGCGCGTGCGGGTTACGGCCTCTTTTTCCGGCTTCGCTAGGTGCAGATCTGGACCTCTGAAGGTCGTCCGTTGATGGGGGGGCTCCCAGAGAAGTCGTGTGCTCTGTACGAGCGGGTTTTTCCGGCTGTCTGTTTCCTGGCTTGTCTTCCTGAGCTTCTTCTTGTTGTGGTTGtaaattcttttcttgtttcaCAGTTTACCAGTTTCCGGTAGCTGCTTTAAACTAGGGTTTCCCCTGGCTTTGTGGTTAGAGGTTCTTTACCTATAGCCGCATCTCTCGGCCTTCGGCCTTGGTTTATCTTCGCCTTTGGGCGGCTGTAATTGTCTTCTTTCTGTGTATTTGTTTTGTTATTGTAACCATTTGGATGTTTTTCGAGCGCTTGATCCGGCAATGAAGAAAGCTTttacgttcaaaaaaaaaaaagaaaaaaaagatatagCAGCTAGGTAGCTCATGCTACCaccataaaattgaaaatgGAAACGGAGGGTGTGACCATGATTAATTGATTGTTATGTCCATGACTCAGGACACTTGAATGAGAAGATATATATAGATCGAGCGAGGAAGTGTGAGCTAGTAACGTCCCAGAAACAAGGAGTGGAAGTACTGGAAGCCAAGGTTTTGGATACGTGACTCAAGAGAATCTTACCGTAGAATGAAGATCAGTACGTACCATCGTAGGGAATGAGTTGAAATGGAACAACGTACCACTGTGCATGCCCACACCAACAATACcttttgaacatatatatataataacaatcAGCTCATTAGTCACATCCCCACTCAGATCGACAACCTTCAATAATTCCTTGTATTATCTTAACCTTCGTCGTAACTTTATTTCTCGATCCATATATACGACACCTGGAAGGGTCAAATTCCACACAACTATTATCAGGATCATGGATCTGGCTTCAGTGCTATAGGTGGCTCCTCTTTATCCATTGGTCCGTCCGTCGCTCTCATCTCCGAAAGTTTACATAGAAAAAatatcgagaaaaaaaaaaaaaaacagcatcttcttgcacagagagagagagagagagtaattgGAAGTGGCGGTAGTCAGGTCACAACCTGAGAATGACACAAAGGCTTAGGCAGATGGGTGGCCTATCTAAAGGAGGGCtcggtgaaaaaaaaaacctattggGGGTGGGGGTGCAGCCAGTTCTGTGCAGCAAATATAAATAAGACATGATGtgtgaatttatttttctttgtcttgATCATCGTCATAATCATCATCAGTGTTGACGGCAACGCCACAGTTTGAGTCGCTGCATATTTCTACTGGCAGCCATGTGGGTGTTGGTTTTGATTATgaggaaaagaaattaagaagagGAAGAATGGGGTAGTCTGGGTAGATGAAGATGGTGGTTTTTCCGGTCTTGAATCTCAAGGTTTTTCCTCACAAAGAGCTCCATTTAGCGACTCGGGGTTTCTCGGAGAAGATCGGGCATGGTGGGTTTGGGAGTCTGGGACGGTGTTTCAGGCAGAGTTGCTAGGTTCCTCCACTTGTGTAGCAGTGAAACGCCTGGAGAGGCCAGGCTGCGAAGAGAGAGAGTTCCGTGCGGTGGTGTGCCGCACCATTGGAAACATTCAACATCTCAATCTTGTCAGACTCAGAAGTTTCTCCCTTTCCTCAAACGGCGTTTATTTTTCGATTAATGTTTATAACACTGAAACGACAGTGTTTTGGGAAAACAAATCTAAGCCTTCCACTTTTCTACAGCACATCTGCTGTAGTTTTAAATTACAGCACTGAAGCCAAATTTCAAGATCATACATACGATACATTAATTGGCAACAAGTATTAATTTATGCGGTGTTTTCGTGTATTTCCCTCCTTGCCTTCCAGCCAATATCAAATCAATTGTAACtaaagtgaaaaattttgttcCTATCATCATTT
Protein-coding regions in this window:
- the LOC133859711 gene encoding small ribosomal subunit protein uS4y, which encodes MVHVCFYRNYGKTFKKPRRPYEKERLDHELKLVGEYGLRCKRELWRVQYALSRIRNAARELLTLDEKNPRRIFEGEALLRRMNRYGLLDESQNKLDYVLALTVENFLERRLQTLVFKSGMAKSIHHARVLIRQRHIRVGRQVVNIPSFMVRVDSQKHIDFSLTSPFGGGRPGRVKRKNQKAAAKKAGGGDGDEEDEE
- the LOC133861502 gene encoding uncharacterized protein LOC133861502; amino-acid sequence: MTVKPVNVSQERVSVSVSELQKPKELSSLGLGVQSGHLAGKVSKDERKLEETEESPKSVGKWGKYVHSQILRIREEDLHLGEDFSLGVKENGHLSVLHHHHHHDHVDAQMDVVILSKPILPNSPLSRKTTTVRALH